A region of Streptomyces paludis DNA encodes the following proteins:
- a CDS encoding tyrosine-type recombinase/integrase — MLFQRRIRGEDGAFTDETVRTMLDEALTDTGLTDVTEAPLRYTPHDFRWLFITDAILNGLPPQIAQVIAGHQDINVTLGYKNPRELHLTGVKPQVAWSQREAEGLRGPYELAS, encoded by the coding sequence CTGTTATTCCAACGACGCATCCGGGGTGAGGACGGCGCGTTCACTGATGAAACCGTTCGCACCATGCTCGACGAGGCCCTCACCGACACGGGCCTGACCGACGTCACCGAGGCCCCGCTTCGCTACACACCGCACGACTTTCGCTGGCTGTTCATCACCGATGCGATCCTCAACGGGCTGCCGCCGCAGATTGCCCAGGTGATCGCTGGCCACCAGGACATCAACGTCACTCTCGGTTACAAAAACCCTCGGGAATTGCATCTGACGGGCGTGAAACCGCAGGTCGCGTGGTCACAGCGGGAAGCTGAAGGACTCCGGGGCCCCTACGAACTGGCGTCCTGA
- a CDS encoding tyrosine-type recombinase/integrase: protein MVHQQKAALAGSARMEVVSGVAQLRPEDAMFDAMLRGWRAQQKSRGLKDETIDPRERLIRRFLEFANEYPWQWTPAHLDEWSAALTSEKHLAPSTIRSYQGTVRLFTELLIDARYGWALACEEAFGTYPVAICHEWNTLPHLQDYEGNPEARPFTREELQRFLDYADDQVARAVKSKRKGALAAYRDATLFKVIYGWGLRRTETSKLDVVDFGRNPQARQFGRYGTLNVRYGKAKKGQPPRRRNVLSVMDWAVEAVADYVENVRPRFGFPDQPALWITERGGRLQPGSINDRFEAYRDALGLHKELTPHGLRHSYVTHLTEDGVDRRFIQQQVGHECDSSLAIYTHVSDDFMNTALSKALVPAFAGV, encoded by the coding sequence GTGGTGCATCAGCAGAAGGCGGCCCTGGCCGGGTCCGCCCGTATGGAGGTCGTCTCCGGCGTGGCCCAACTGCGCCCTGAGGACGCGATGTTCGACGCGATGCTGCGGGGCTGGCGGGCTCAGCAGAAATCGCGAGGGCTGAAGGACGAGACGATCGACCCGAGGGAACGGCTGATCCGCCGGTTCCTTGAGTTCGCGAACGAGTACCCGTGGCAGTGGACGCCGGCCCACCTGGACGAGTGGTCGGCAGCGCTGACGAGCGAGAAGCATCTGGCGCCGTCCACGATCCGCAGCTATCAGGGCACTGTCCGGCTGTTCACCGAGCTCCTCATCGACGCCCGGTACGGCTGGGCCCTGGCATGCGAAGAAGCCTTCGGCACCTATCCGGTGGCGATCTGTCACGAGTGGAATACCCTCCCTCACCTGCAGGATTACGAAGGCAACCCGGAGGCGAGGCCGTTCACCAGGGAAGAGCTGCAGCGTTTCCTCGACTATGCCGACGACCAGGTCGCACGCGCCGTGAAGTCGAAACGCAAGGGAGCCCTCGCCGCCTACCGGGACGCCACGCTGTTCAAGGTCATCTACGGGTGGGGGCTTCGGCGAACCGAGACGTCCAAGCTCGATGTGGTCGACTTCGGGCGGAACCCGCAGGCCCGGCAGTTCGGCCGGTACGGCACGCTCAACGTTCGTTACGGCAAGGCGAAGAAGGGCCAGCCGCCACGGCGCCGGAACGTGCTGTCGGTGATGGACTGGGCCGTCGAGGCGGTCGCCGACTACGTCGAGAATGTCCGCCCGCGCTTCGGGTTCCCCGATCAGCCTGCTCTGTGGATCACCGAGCGCGGGGGCCGCCTGCAGCCCGGATCGATCAACGACCGCTTCGAGGCATATCGGGATGCCCTGGGGCTGCACAAAGAGTTGACCCCGCACGGACTTCGCCATTCGTACGTCACGCATCTGACCGAGGACGGGGTGGACCGGCGGTTCATCCAGCAGCAGGTCGGCCACGAGTGCGACAGCTCCCTGGCTATCTACACGCACGTCAGCGACGACTTCATGAACACTGCCCTGAGCAAGGCCCTGGTCCCGGCGTTCGCCGGCGTCTGA
- a CDS encoding helix-turn-helix domain-containing protein — protein MMAAKLDYHWHLRKVMADRGMFSTTDLLPPLKERGITLSTSQVYRLVVERPERLSLKILMALLDILDCTMDDLIEPIATAGAAKKPKKAATGGTSVSEGVGELRPRRARINGVDR, from the coding sequence ATGATGGCCGCCAAGCTCGACTACCACTGGCACCTACGCAAGGTCATGGCGGACCGCGGGATGTTCTCCACCACCGACCTCCTACCGCCGCTGAAGGAACGCGGCATCACGCTGTCCACGAGCCAGGTCTACCGGCTCGTCGTCGAGCGACCGGAGCGACTCAGCCTGAAGATCCTCATGGCCCTGCTGGACATCCTGGACTGCACGATGGACGACCTCATCGAGCCGATCGCCACGGCCGGGGCGGCGAAGAAGCCCAAGAAGGCCGCCACGGGCGGGACCTCCGTCTCCGAAGGCGTCGGGGAACTACGGCCAAGGCGAGCCCGGATCAACGGAGTTGACCGATGA
- a CDS encoding site-specific integrase — translation MTAIAEEVLADPVGLIVRLVGKVEKHLDADRIRGIVCTLVRTRAGRRNLAQALHDNPSLLRTGKPPAPFRVARLLMALHEAGAQNTALPHCGECGRPRPYVGSRSGGRWGCSPCFDTPAVCAGCHQQRRVVSRDRHGQPRCAKCPDTDGDPLKELTQLITDLDSALDADTIRTALERATKRPAGQRRLAWAVIERPELLTSAGHEAPTPAVLRFIGELAVGGATKVLKPACPRCHGVKALSKLLDDQRICRACFAKHAAVPCARCGAVREPATRDAAGQPLCPNCLIRDPINLEVCVGCGRRQPVAVRLADGVRCPSCRPKEIRQCGHCGRTAPCELSRATGQPWCDRCQQRWVTCSGCGTVAQARGGTWEKPSCAQCTNPDPGFWGRCPVCTTTWQLSPRPCQRCALDRKIRDLLGDSTGTIGPELAPFHAALTSAERPDVAWAWISREKARDLLERIGRDERPVTHEVLDKLPAGKVLAHLRSVLVATGTLPPRDERLVALDTWITETVHAHTDLAKRRILHGYAVWHHLRRLRRRIGDQHTTQLQDMNVRCHVTAADNFLTWLATEGLTLGTCTQADLERWMTDPAFTYRDETGHFVRWSVQHRHAHTLTYGTVRWIGPQGTIDSETRWADARRLLNDDTLPTADRIAGLLLILYAQKIATISQLTVDDVDITGETVAISFGTSPVILPTPLAALVRELVATRRGKAKIGSPDNVPWLFPGGQPGRPLSDSQIGLRLHKIGIRPQRDRSTALFTLAAELPAAILARMLGIHIQVAVQWQKASAGDWAGYAADVSQRVSENQ, via the coding sequence ATGACAGCGATCGCCGAGGAGGTCCTCGCCGATCCGGTCGGCCTGATCGTGCGCCTGGTCGGAAAGGTCGAGAAACACCTGGACGCCGACCGCATCCGCGGCATCGTCTGCACGCTCGTACGCACCCGAGCCGGCCGCCGCAACCTCGCCCAGGCCCTGCACGACAACCCCTCGCTGCTGCGGACCGGCAAGCCGCCCGCTCCGTTCCGCGTCGCCAGGCTGCTGATGGCCCTGCACGAAGCGGGCGCCCAGAACACTGCCCTGCCCCACTGCGGCGAGTGCGGACGCCCCCGCCCCTACGTCGGCAGCCGCTCGGGCGGACGATGGGGATGCTCACCCTGCTTCGACACACCCGCCGTCTGCGCGGGCTGCCACCAGCAGCGGCGAGTCGTCAGCCGCGACCGCCACGGTCAGCCCCGATGCGCCAAGTGCCCCGACACCGACGGTGATCCACTCAAGGAACTCACCCAGCTGATCACCGACCTCGACTCCGCACTCGACGCGGACACCATCCGGACCGCTCTCGAGCGGGCCACGAAGCGGCCCGCCGGGCAGCGACGACTGGCCTGGGCCGTGATCGAACGTCCAGAGCTGCTGACCAGCGCCGGGCACGAGGCCCCCACTCCGGCGGTGCTGCGGTTCATCGGCGAACTCGCCGTCGGCGGCGCCACGAAGGTCCTCAAACCCGCGTGTCCGCGCTGCCACGGAGTGAAGGCTCTGTCGAAACTCCTGGACGACCAGCGGATCTGCCGGGCCTGCTTCGCCAAGCACGCGGCCGTCCCCTGCGCACGCTGCGGCGCCGTCCGCGAACCCGCCACTCGCGATGCTGCCGGTCAGCCGCTGTGTCCCAACTGCCTGATCCGCGACCCCATCAACTTGGAAGTCTGCGTCGGCTGCGGTCGTCGCCAGCCGGTCGCGGTCCGGCTCGCCGACGGCGTCCGCTGCCCCAGCTGCCGGCCGAAGGAGATCAGGCAGTGCGGACACTGCGGCCGCACCGCCCCTTGCGAACTCTCCCGGGCCACCGGACAGCCCTGGTGCGACCGCTGCCAGCAGCGATGGGTGACCTGCAGCGGCTGTGGCACCGTCGCCCAGGCCCGCGGCGGCACCTGGGAAAAACCATCGTGCGCGCAGTGCACCAACCCCGACCCCGGCTTCTGGGGCCGCTGCCCCGTCTGCACCACCACCTGGCAGCTCAGCCCCCGTCCCTGCCAGCGATGCGCCCTCGACCGGAAGATCCGCGACCTCCTCGGCGACAGCACCGGGACCATCGGGCCCGAACTCGCACCCTTCCATGCGGCATTGACGAGCGCCGAACGTCCTGACGTCGCCTGGGCCTGGATCTCCCGCGAGAAGGCCCGGGACCTGCTGGAACGCATAGGGCGCGACGAACGCCCCGTCACCCACGAGGTCCTCGACAAACTCCCCGCGGGCAAGGTGCTGGCCCACCTTCGCAGCGTCCTCGTCGCCACGGGCACCCTGCCACCGCGCGACGAACGGCTCGTCGCCCTGGATACATGGATCACCGAAACGGTCCATGCTCACACGGACCTGGCAAAACGCCGGATTCTGCACGGCTACGCGGTCTGGCACCACTTGCGCCGGCTCCGCCGCCGCATCGGCGACCAGCACACCACCCAGCTCCAGGACATGAACGTGCGCTGCCACGTCACCGCGGCCGACAACTTCCTCACCTGGCTCGCCACCGAAGGACTCACCCTGGGCACCTGCACACAGGCCGACCTCGAACGCTGGATGACGGACCCCGCCTTCACCTACCGCGACGAGACCGGCCACTTCGTCCGCTGGTCCGTACAGCACCGCCATGCTCACACCCTGACCTACGGCACCGTCCGCTGGATCGGCCCACAGGGCACCATAGACAGCGAGACACGCTGGGCCGACGCACGCCGCCTCCTCAATGACGACACACTGCCCACCGCGGACCGCATCGCCGGACTACTACTGATCCTCTACGCACAGAAGATCGCCACCATCAGCCAGCTCACCGTCGACGACGTCGACATCACCGGCGAGACCGTTGCGATCTCCTTCGGAACCTCGCCCGTCATCCTCCCAACGCCACTGGCCGCCCTGGTCCGCGAGCTCGTCGCGACCCGACGCGGCAAGGCCAAGATCGGCAGCCCGGACAACGTCCCCTGGCTCTTCCCCGGCGGACAGCCCGGCCGTCCCCTCAGCGACAGCCAGATCGGCCTGCGACTACACAAGATCGGCATTCGGCCCCAACGGGACCGATCCACCGCCCTGTTCACCCTCGCCGCCGAACTCCCCGCCGCGATCCTCGCCCGGATGCTCGGCATCCACATCCAAGTCGCCGTCCAGTGGCAGAAGGCATCAGCCGGGGACTGGGCCGGATACGCCGCAGATGTCAGCCAACGTGTCTCGGAGAACCAATGA
- a CDS encoding NAD(P)-dependent oxidoreductase, with product MNIVVFGAGGRAGRQAVAEAHRRGHQVTAVVRDPAGHSDLTDVRVEAGDVTDTASIEHAAAAHGAAISAAADLSVPPHEFFTSSSRALATGLANAGVHRLVVVGLASVMPGASGAPLMDEPGYPNEYRSFSLGHAAGLDELRRCDLDWAYVAPAGDFDHEGTRTGSYRIAEHSDPASRITYADLAIALVDEIEAPRHHRAAVSVREA from the coding sequence GTGAACATTGTGGTCTTCGGTGCCGGCGGCCGGGCCGGGAGGCAGGCCGTCGCGGAGGCGCACCGTCGCGGACACCAGGTCACCGCCGTGGTGCGCGACCCTGCGGGCCACAGCGACTTGACCGACGTGCGGGTCGAGGCGGGCGACGTCACGGACACGGCGAGCATCGAGCATGCGGCTGCCGCGCATGGCGCTGCCATCAGTGCCGCCGCGGACCTGTCCGTGCCACCACACGAGTTCTTCACCTCGTCGTCGCGTGCCCTGGCCACCGGCCTGGCCAACGCGGGCGTGCACCGCCTCGTGGTGGTCGGGCTCGCATCGGTCATGCCTGGTGCGTCCGGCGCTCCCCTGATGGACGAGCCCGGCTACCCGAACGAGTACCGCTCCTTCTCCCTCGGCCACGCCGCGGGCCTCGACGAGCTGCGGAGGTGCGATCTGGACTGGGCGTACGTGGCCCCGGCGGGCGACTTCGACCATGAGGGCACGCGCACTGGCAGCTACCGGATCGCCGAGCACAGCGACCCGGCCAGCCGGATCACGTACGCGGACCTGGCGATCGCACTGGTCGACGAGATCGAGGCGCCCCGCCATCACCGGGCCGCCGTCAGCGTGCGGGAGGCGTGA
- a CDS encoding winged helix-turn-helix transcriptional regulator, which yields MREPLPADMFDELCPSSLNPIRFGDKWAALIIRCLEHGPRRFSELRVPLSRVTPKVLTQSLRSLERDGLVRRTVYAEATPHVEYELTPLGRSMLQPIVVACAWTEKHWDELLGARESYDQATRLDHAG from the coding sequence ATGAGGGAACCGCTGCCCGCCGACATGTTCGACGAACTGTGCCCGTCCTCGCTCAATCCGATCCGATTCGGCGACAAGTGGGCAGCGCTCATCATCCGCTGCCTCGAGCACGGGCCGCGCCGGTTCTCCGAGCTGCGCGTGCCGCTGAGCCGCGTCACCCCCAAGGTCCTGACCCAGTCGCTGCGGTCCCTCGAACGAGATGGTTTGGTCAGGCGCACCGTCTACGCCGAGGCCACCCCGCATGTTGAGTACGAACTGACGCCGCTGGGCCGCAGCATGCTCCAACCGATAGTGGTCGCTTGCGCCTGGACGGAGAAACACTGGGACGAACTGCTTGGTGCCCGGGAGTCGTACGACCAAGCCACCCGCCTTGACCACGCCGGATGA
- a CDS encoding BRCT domain-containing protein: MDGKLCDGWVHSLNGQTLCFTGKVLIDGEWTVRKDCEEIAQQLGASWKSDFSRKITVFVHGDLASQAVTDPHREYSKKLVRAAWERDRGYHVCVVDGDGFADLIDGHPARCRELQRAHGIDDHVLVLPQTGDGILGGPLQQHRVGRHEPGALALDLAHLDKGTEAHESTIAALIEHLARQHVELRGHARNAPRFDAGWSRGDDVFIAEVKSLTGASEDQQIRLGIGQVLDYAHQLQLARTCGRVRPVLVLEKQPTDPRWTLLAETSGILLTWAPDFAGC; this comes from the coding sequence ATGGACGGCAAACTCTGCGATGGCTGGGTTCACTCGCTCAATGGTCAGACACTCTGTTTCACGGGCAAAGTGCTCATCGATGGCGAATGGACCGTCCGAAAGGACTGTGAGGAGATAGCCCAACAGCTCGGCGCAAGCTGGAAGTCGGACTTCTCTCGCAAGATCACAGTCTTCGTACATGGCGATCTCGCCAGCCAGGCTGTGACCGACCCGCACCGCGAGTACAGCAAGAAGCTCGTGCGCGCCGCATGGGAACGCGACCGCGGATACCACGTATGCGTCGTGGACGGGGATGGCTTCGCTGACCTGATCGACGGACATCCCGCGCGCTGCCGAGAGCTGCAACGGGCGCACGGCATCGACGACCACGTCCTTGTCCTTCCTCAGACTGGAGACGGGATCTTGGGCGGTCCGCTTCAGCAACACAGAGTCGGTCGCCACGAGCCTGGTGCACTGGCGCTCGACCTTGCACACCTCGACAAGGGCACGGAAGCACACGAGTCCACTATCGCGGCACTCATCGAGCACCTGGCACGCCAGCACGTCGAACTCCGCGGACACGCTCGCAATGCTCCCCGCTTCGACGCGGGCTGGTCACGCGGCGACGATGTCTTTATCGCCGAGGTCAAGAGTTTGACTGGCGCAAGCGAAGACCAGCAGATTCGACTAGGGATCGGACAGGTCCTCGACTATGCCCACCAACTTCAACTGGCGAGGACATGCGGTCGAGTGCGCCCCGTCCTGGTATTGGAGAAACAGCCGACCGACCCCAGGTGGACGTTACTCGCGGAGACCAGCGGGATTCTACTCACGTGGGCCCCCGACTTCGCTGGGTGCTGA
- a CDS encoding IS701 family transposase — protein sequence MFDRAMARIAGRFGRVEPRASARACLLGLLSQAERKNCWQLAEQAGHIRPGPMQRLLRYARWDADAVRDDVRTYAVDHLGSNGGVLIVDGTGFVKKGRASAGVQRQYTGTAGRIENSQVGVFLAYATSRGRALIDRRLYLPGQSWCSDPERRRAAGIPETVQFATKPRPAWEMIAAALDAVVQAPWVTGDEAYGQDPQLRAALETRGTGYVLAVACSTRVRINQGRTPVRADTVADRLPATAWQRHSAGPGAKGPRYYDWAWIHIGTDNHRHLLVRRNRTSGELAFYLCWSPTSVSLAELVRVAGVRWSVEECFQAAKSQVGLDHYQVRHWTSWHRHITLAMLALVFLAAVAADAAPKRPTHPHRPARSSEPIPLTVPEIRHLLTTVLGPPAVTAARMLHWSIWRRRHQATARLSHYRRRAADETGG from the coding sequence ATGTTCGACCGGGCCATGGCCCGGATCGCGGGCCGCTTTGGCCGAGTTGAGCCGAGGGCGAGTGCCCGCGCCTGTCTCCTCGGGCTGCTGTCGCAAGCAGAGCGGAAGAACTGCTGGCAGCTGGCCGAGCAAGCCGGACACATCCGGCCGGGGCCCATGCAACGGCTGTTGCGCTACGCCCGCTGGGACGCCGATGCCGTCCGCGACGATGTCCGCACTTACGCCGTCGATCACCTCGGCAGCAACGGCGGTGTGCTGATCGTGGACGGGACCGGCTTCGTGAAGAAGGGCCGGGCTTCGGCGGGCGTCCAGCGGCAGTACACCGGCACCGCCGGGCGCATCGAGAACTCCCAGGTCGGTGTCTTCCTCGCTTACGCCACCAGCAGGGGACGGGCATTGATCGACCGCCGGCTCTACCTGCCGGGGCAGTCCTGGTGCTCCGACCCCGAGCGCCGCCGGGCGGCCGGGATACCCGAGACGGTGCAGTTCGCGACCAAACCCCGCCCGGCCTGGGAGATGATCGCCGCCGCGCTGGACGCCGTCGTGCAGGCACCGTGGGTGACCGGTGACGAAGCCTACGGCCAGGACCCGCAGCTGCGCGCCGCCCTGGAGACACGCGGGACCGGCTACGTTCTCGCGGTCGCCTGCTCGACGCGGGTGCGGATCAACCAGGGCCGAACCCCCGTCCGCGCTGACACCGTCGCCGACCGACTGCCCGCCACCGCCTGGCAGCGGCACAGCGCAGGCCCTGGCGCGAAGGGCCCGCGCTACTACGACTGGGCCTGGATCCACATCGGCACCGACAACCACCGCCACCTGCTCGTCCGCCGCAACCGCACCAGCGGTGAACTGGCCTTCTACCTGTGCTGGTCACCCACCTCGGTCAGCCTTGCGGAACTCGTCCGCGTCGCTGGCGTCCGCTGGAGCGTCGAGGAGTGCTTCCAGGCCGCGAAGAGCCAGGTCGGACTCGACCACTACCAGGTCAGGCACTGGACCTCATGGCACCGGCACATCACACTCGCCATGCTCGCTCTGGTCTTCCTGGCCGCCGTCGCCGCCGACGCGGCACCGAAGCGGCCCACCCATCCGCACCGCCCAGCCCGCAGCAGCGAACCGATCCCCTTGACCGTCCCGGAGATCCGCCACCTGCTCACCACCGTCCTCGGCCCACCGGCCGTGACCGCAGCCAGGATGCTGCACTGGTCAATCTGGCGCAGACGCCACCAGGCAACAGCCCGGCTCAGCCACTACCGACGACGAGCCGCCGACGAGACCGGCGGATAG
- a CDS encoding integrase core domain-containing protein: MRQSMGRVGSCYDNAAAESWFAILKAEIGTIMRETREAARADVFRYVEVEYNRSQLRRHPDYGYVTPLETRSLLRQNLVPAA, encoded by the coding sequence ATGAGGCAGTCGATGGGGCGCGTCGGCTCTTGTTACGATAATGCCGCCGCGGAAAGCTGGTTCGCCATCCTGAAAGCGGAGATCGGGACGATCATGCGGGAGACCCGCGAGGCCGCCCGGGCCGACGTTTTCCGCTACGTCGAGGTCGAGTACAACCGCAGCCAGCTCCGTCGGCACCCCGACTACGGGTACGTCACTCCCCTCGAAACGAGATCCTTGCTCAGGCAGAACCTCGTCCCGGCAGCGTAA
- a CDS encoding transposase, which produces MGLIEPHLPLGAFGPIPDLRSYFNAVMWRFRTGCPWRDVPESYGSWSTIYDRFRMWARDGVFQVLMDAMIAEAAARDDVDLSLVSVDSTVARAHHHAAGMVVDPELLEDLEKAVGEEKGLRQRDKATP; this is translated from the coding sequence GTGGGATTGATCGAGCCGCACCTGCCGCTGGGCGCGTTTGGGCCGATCCCTGACCTGCGCAGCTACTTCAACGCGGTGATGTGGCGGTTCCGTACCGGCTGTCCCTGGCGGGATGTGCCGGAGAGCTACGGCTCCTGGTCGACGATCTACGACCGGTTCCGGATGTGGGCGCGTGACGGGGTCTTCCAGGTCCTCATGGACGCGATGATCGCCGAGGCGGCGGCCCGCGATGACGTCGACCTCAGCCTGGTCAGCGTGGACTCGACCGTCGCCCGCGCGCATCACCACGCGGCGGGCATGGTGGTCGACCCGGAACTCCTTGAGGATCTGGAGAAGGCCGTGGGGGAGGAAAAGGGGCTGCGGCAAAGAGACAAAGCGACCCCGTAG